The Primulina eburnea isolate SZY01 chromosome 8, ASM2296580v1, whole genome shotgun sequence genome contains a region encoding:
- the LOC140838935 gene encoding uncharacterized protein, whose translation MLDEEAAIQALPLSFVSIQRGMLERDAAAHYNLAWNGENSEHEAKWTKKRTTTSTSPDRCCMRKYTNPDLLVFDPEIERTARRLRKARREEIKEMAENRDHQIELPREVPIREHFRPVINAHYSGIARGTIAANNFELKPALINMVQQNQFGGAATADPHLHLRTFLEITDTVKINGVSDEIIRLRLFPFSLRDQARSWLQSLPLGSITTWADLVTKFLSKYFPPAKSAQLKIDITNFRQREFEVLYEAWERYKELLRKCPNHGYAEWVQIELFYNGLDGPTRGNVDAAAGGTIFSKTPDEAYELLEQMTINSYQWPSERSGVQRTAGVYAVDPITSLTEQVSALTAQIAAMNKPGQSTSDVALVTAAEEPVVEEAQYINNRGYGGYRESQVGQITKQLTSQPSGAAQKTADPNLREVNAIFMQHEEIGVVGSEEKEVELTHVQNEKPTPSKRTRDLKTLHSNIQSAEQEDVAFNGVDCKEKQGNLPQKLQDPGEFVVPCEIGGKLVENAICDSGASVNIMPSSLYEKLGLSRIKPTRLSLQMADKSVRTPLGVVEDVELKIDKIRLLADFVVLDIQNSQNVQVILGRPLLAAVGAIIDVKRGKMTMEVEGQLVEINASKISYDPP comes from the exons ATGCTGGACGAGGAAGCAGCAATTCAAGCTCTGCcactttcatttgtttccataCAAAGAGGGATGTTGGAGAGAGATGCAGCTGCTCATTATAACTTGGCTTG gaatggagaaaatagcgaaCACGAGGCCAAGTGGACCAAGAAGCGCACGACCACGAGCACATCACCGGACAGATGT TGCATGCGAAAATATACAAATCCCGACTTGCTGGTttttgatcctgaaatcgaaagaactgccAGGAGATTAAGGAAAGCAAGACGAGAGGAGATTAAAGAAATGGCCGAAAACAGAGATCATCAGATCGAGCTCCCACGAGAGGTGCCAATCCGAGAACATTTCCGCCCAGTCATTAACGCTCACTATTCTGGAATAGCTCGTGGAACCATTGCTGCTAATAACTTCGAGCTAAAGCCCGCACTGatcaacatggttcaacagaaccagttTGGAGGTGCAGCCACAGCAGATCCCCATCTTCATCTCAGGACTTTTCTAGAGATCACGGACACGGTAAAAATTAATGGTGTTTCTGACGAAATTattcgattgcgtttgtttccgttttctctcagggatcagGCAAGGAGCTGGCTCCAATCTCTGCCGCTTGGGAGTATTACTACATGGGCAGATTTGGTCACAAAATTTCTGTCAAAGTATTTTCCTCCTGCCAAGTCTGCTCAGCTGAAAATAGACATCACTAACTTCAGGCAGAGGGAATTTGAAGTGTTATATGAGGCTTGGGAGAGATACAAAGAACTGCTCAGAAAGTGTCCGAATCATGGATATGCAGAATGGGTTCAGATTGAGCTCTTTTACAATGGTCTGGATGGGCCAACTAGAGGCAATGTGGATGCAGCCGCCGGAGGTACTATTTTTTCTAAAACACCTGATGAAGCTTATGAATtacttgaacagatgaccatcaacagttatcagtggccaaGTGAGAGATCAGGAGTACAGAGAACAGCTGGAGTGTATGCCGTAGACCCGATCACATCACTGACTGAACAGGTTTCGGCATTGACAGCACAAATTGCAGCGATGAACAAGCCAGGCCAATCTACGTCTGATGTAGCTTTGGTAACTGCTGCGGAAGAGCCAGTTGTGGAAGAAGCTCAGTACATTAACAATCGTGGCTATGGAGGCTAcagag AGTCGCAAGTTGGGCagataacgaagcaactcacgTCTCAACCGTCGGGCGCAGCACAAAAGACTGCAGATCCAAATCTGAGAGAGGTGAATGCCATTTTTATGCAGCATGAGGAGATTGGTGTGGTAGGCAGCGAAGAGAAAGAGGTTGAACTCACACATGTTCAGAATGAGAAGCCAACTCCAAGCAAAAGAACCCGAG atctcaagacCCTACATTCTAATATTCAGTCTGCAGAGCAGGAAGATGTGGCATTTAATGGAGTAGATTGTAAGGAGAAGCAAGGAAATCTCCCTCAGAAGCTACAAGACCCCGGAGAATTTGTAgtaccatgtgaaatagggGGTAAATTGGTGGAAAATGCTATATGTGATTCAGGAGCGAGCGTGAATATAATGCCAAGTTCTCTTtacgagaaacttggattgagcaGGATAAAGCCCACAAGACTAAGCTTGCAAATGGCAGATAAATCGGTCAGGACACCGCTGGGTGttgtggaagatgttgaacttaAGATTGATAAAATAAGGCTTCTAGCAGATTTTGTGGTACTTGATATTCAAAACAGTCAAAACGTTCAAGTCATTCTAGGACGACCATTATTGGCTGCTGTTGGAGCTATTATTGACGTGAAACGAGGAAAGATGACCATGGAAGTTGAAGGTCAGCTGGTGGAAATAAATGCATCCAAGATATCATACGATCCACCATGA